The following are from one region of the Myotis daubentonii chromosome 2, mMyoDau2.1, whole genome shotgun sequence genome:
- the RERGL gene encoding ras-related and estrogen-regulated growth inhibitor-like protein isoform X2 yields MNDVKLAVLGGEGTGKSESIYNKHLCLEGKQLNLEIYDPCSQPQKAKFSLTSELHWADGFVIVYDISDRSSFAFAKALIYRIREPQTSHCKRVVESAVLLVGNKQDLCHVREVGWKEGQKLALDNRCQFCELSAAEQSLEVEMMFIRIIKDVLTNFKLKEKRRSSGSRSMAKLINNVFGKRRKSV; encoded by the exons AATCCATCTATAATAAGCATTTGTGTTTGGAAGGGAAGCAACTGAATCTAGAAATATACGACCCTTGTTCTCAA CCACAGAAAGCAAAATTTTCCCTCACAAGTGAGCTGCATTGGGCAGATGGATTTGTTATTGTATATGACATCAGTGACAGGTCTTCATTTGCTTTTGCGAAAGCACTGATCTACAGAATTCGGGAGCCACAAACTAGTCATTGTAAAAG AGTTGTGGAATCAGCAGTGCTTTTGGTTGGTAACAAGCAAGATCTCTGTCATGTGCGAGAGGTTGGCTGGAAAGAAGGGCAAAAACTGGCATTGGATAACCGGTGCCAATTCTGTGAACTGTCTGCAGCAGAGCAGTCTTTGGAGGTAGAAATGATGTTTATCAGAATTATCAAGGACGTCCTGACAAACTTCAAACTCAAAGAAAAGAGAAGATCCAGTGGATCTAGATCAATGGCCAAATTGATCAATAATGTAtttggaaagagaaggaaatctgTTTAG